The genomic window CGTAGACGACGGCCGTGAAGACGGTCCGGTCGTCCAGCGGGGCGCTGCCGCCGCCCTGGGGGCGCGGCAGGAAGGCGGGCAGCAGCGGTTCGACCAGTTTCCACAGCCGATCAGGAACCAGTCGATGTGACAGGACATCAACCATGGCACCCATCATGCGACACGCGGCCGGCCGCCGGGCCGGTCCGCCCGACAGCCCCAGGTCACCGGTCCACACCACATGAGACGATCCCGCGGTCGGTCCATCTGCCGCTTGCGTGACGGGAGTTGGTGAATCAGCGGACTGTGGTCCAAAGTGGGACCGGCGGCCAAGTGCGGGACGGGCCAAGGCTCTGGGACATGTCCTAGTGCCGCGTCAGGCAACTTTTGCCCGTCAAGGAGCGGCGTCCGGGGCGTGCTGTCGGCGTGCCGGCCGGAAGTCCTCGTACTGGACGTACTTGGGCTTTCGGCCGGTGCGGCGAGAGTGCGTGCCGGGCGTCGCGACGGGGCGAAGGTTGCCTGACGCGGCACTAGCCCCGTTGCAGGACCCTGGTCGCGCCGGTGACGGCCGTGCTCGCCAGCAGCCAGCCGGTCAGCACCAGGGCCGCGCTCAGCCACTGGTCGAACCCGGCCGGGGCCCAGCCGTCCTGGCCCAGGTTGACGATCGGCAGCACCAGGCTGGCCGAGTAGAGCGCCGGGTTCCAGTGCGGGTGCTCGTCGAGTTTGACCGGTGCGGGCTGGTGGCCGGCGAACCAGAAGGTGCCCAGCGCCCAGGCGGCCACCAGCCACAGCGCGGCCCGGCCCGGGCGGTAGCCGTAGCCGACGGTGATGTCCTGGAACCAGCACCAGGCCCGGCCCGGCAGCGGCAGGCCCTGGCGACGGCGGCGCTGCTTGGCGTACTGCACCTCGCGGGCGTCCTCGTCCAGGCCGTCGCGCCGCAGCGCGGCGGCCAGCTGCTCGTAGGGCTCGGGGTGGTAGGTGTCCAGCGCGTGGTCCAGCCAGGCGATGCGCTGCTCGACGGTGAAGGAGGAGTCCTCCGGCGGGCGCAGCGACTCGTAGGCGAAGCCGGTCAGCCGGACCCTGCCGTTGCGCGGCCAGGCCTGCGGGGTGTCGACCAGGTTGCCGACCCGGGCGCGGGAGAGGGCGACGGTGCCGGTGGGCGGGGCCGGGCAGGTGAAGCGCAGTTCGGGGGTCTGGATCCGGCGCAGCGACAGCTCCTGGCCGTGGCCGAGGTGGAACTCGGCGTTGGAGATCAGGCAGGCGCTCTCGAACCGGGCGTCGTCCAGCCGCACCCCGCCGAAGGCGCGGAACGGCATGCTCCGGCTGCCCGCCGGCTCCACCTGGCCGAAGCCCTGGCCGTACATGCTGCCCGGGTCGCTGCCCAGCGCGAGGGGCGCCTGGGCCGCACCGGCGGGCCCGTTCCCGGGCTCACCGGCCGCGGAGCGCGGTGCCGGCAGGCCCGGCGGGCCCGGTACGCCACTGGCCTGCGGCGTCTGTGGCGTCTGTGGCGCCGCCGGTGCGTCCGGTGCGTCCGGTACGTCCAGTGCGGCCCTGGCGGCGCCCGGGTCGCTGCTCTGCGGGTCGCGGTAGTACGGCCCCGGGTCCCGGCTGCGCAGGCTGTAGCCCACCGGTGCCGGCGCCTGCCAGGACAGGTCCGTCCGCGACCTGCCCGCCTGGGCGGGCAGCCAGCCGGACAGGTAGCAGGTGCTGCCCACGCTGATCCGGGCCGCGTTGAGGCAGTTGCCCTGCCCGGGCCGGGCGTACAGCTGCGCGCCGCGCAGCGAGAGCCGACCGCCGATCCGGGCGGTGCGCAGGCTCAGGTCGCCGTAGGTGACCAGCCGGTCGGCCTCGAAGTCCTGGTGGACGGCCAGGCCGTCGGCGGAGAACGCGTGCCCGTACTGGTCGCCGCCGACCACCAGGTGGTTGACGATCAGGTCGGTGCCGATCTGGGCGTCGGTCAGCCGCACGCCGGAGGCCACCGCGCAGCGCGCCAGCACCAGGTCCCCGCTGGTGACCAGCCGGGAGGCGTCGAGCCGGGGCAGCCAGCAGCCGTCGAAGCGGATCGTGCCGCCCTGCGCCTCGGAGAGCAGCACGCCGGTGTCGAAGCGGCAGCCGCGCAGCTCGACGAAGTCCTCGAGCCGCCCGCCCGCCAGGTCCAGGCGCCCGGTGATCAGCGCGCCGGTGAGCTTGAGGCCGCGCACCGTGCCGGGGACGGCGGTGGGGCCGCTGAGCAGCAGCAGCGCGAGCACGGTGGCTCGTACTGTTCGCTCCGGGCCCCAGTCGACAGGCGAACCCGGGTCGTCGGCGGCCTGGTCGTGTACGGACAGGTCGCACACCGCACCGCGCCGGAAGTCCTCCCACAGCCGCTGCTCCACCGGATTCCAGTCCGCCGGCACCTCGCTCATGCCCAGCTCCCCCCTCGGCCTGTCCGATCTCAGTGTTCGTATCACGGACTGAAATGCGGGACCACCTATTCCGGCCACTCCTTACACTTGGGCCTGTGATCTCTCGAATCGACCTGCGCGGCGCCACCGGCGACCCGCGCGACCTGCTGCCCCGTGCCGAGTTCGACGTGGAGGCCGCCCTTGCGAAGGTGCGGCCGATCTGCGAGGACGTACGCCATCGCGGGGTCGAGGCGCTGGTCGAGCTCACCGAGCGCTTCGACGGGGTCCGACTGACGCGCACCCGGGTGCCCGAGGCGGAGATCACCGCCGCGCTGGAGACGCTGGACCCGAAGGTGCGCGCGGCCCTGGAGGAGTCGATCCGCCGGGCCCGCCTGGTCCACCACGAGCAGCGCCGCACCGACCACACCACCCAGGTGGTGCCCGGCGGCACGGTCAGCGAGCGCTGGGTGCCGGTGGACCGGGTCGGCCTCTACGTGCCGGGCGGCCTGGCCGTCTACCCGTCCTCCGTTGTGATGAATGTGGTTCCCGCCCAGGAGGCCGGCGTCCCGGGCATCGCGGTCACCTCCCCGCCGCAGAAGGACTTCGGCGGCAAGGTGCACCCCGCGATCCTGGCGGCCTGCGCGCTGCTGGGCGTCACCGAGGTGTACGCGGTCGGCGGCGCCCAGGCGATCGCGATGTTCGCCTACGGCACCGCCGAGTGCCCGCCGGTGAACCTCGTCACGGGGCCGGGCAACATCTACGTGGCCGCCGCCAAGCGCCTGCTCAAGGGCCGGATCGGGATCGACGCCGAGGCCGGCCCGACCGAGATCGCCGTCCTGGCCGACGACAGCGCGGTGCCCGCCGAGGTGGCCGCCGACCTGATCAGCCAGGCCGAGCACGACCCGATGGCCGCCTCCGTGCTGGTCACCGACTCGACCGTGCTCGCCGACGCGGTGGAGGCCGAGCTCGAGGAGCAGGTGGCCAGGACCAAGCACCGCGAGCGGGTCACCGAGGCGCTGAGCGGCCGGCAGTCCGGCATCGTGCTGGTGGACGGCCTGGAGCAGGGCCTGGCCGTGGTCAACGCCTACGCCGCCGAGCACCTGGAGATCCAGACCCGGGACGCCGCCGCGGTGGCCGCCCGGGTGCGCAACGCCGGCGCGATCTTCGTCGGCCGCTTCGCACCGGTCTCGCTGGGCGACTACGCGGCCGGCTCCAATCACGTGCTGCCCACCGGCGGCTGCGCCTGCCACTCCTCGGGCCTGTCCGTACAGTCGTTCCTGCGCGGCATCCACGTGATCGACTACAGCCGCGAGGCGCTGGCGGAGATCGCCGAGCACGTGGTCAACCTCGCCAACGCCGAGGACCTGCCCGGGCACGGCGACGCCATTCGCGCTCGGTTCGACTGGACGGTGCCGAACTCTTGAACATCGACGACCTGCCGGTCCGTGACGAGCTGCGCGGACAGTCGCCCTACGGCGCCCCGCAGCTGGACGTCCCGGTCCAGCTGAACACCAACGAGAACCCCTACCCGCTGCCCGAGCCGCTGGTGGCCCGGATCGCCGAGCGGGTGGCCGAGGCGGCCCGCACCCTCAACCGCTACCCGGACCGCGACGCCGTCGAGCTGCGCACCGAGCTGGCCCGCTACCTGACCCGCACCACCGGGTTCGAGCGCGGCCTGGAGCAGGTCTGGGCGGCCAACGGCTCCAACGAGATCATCCAGCAGCTGCTGCAGACCTTCGGCGGCCCGGGCCGCAGCGCGCTCGGCTTCGAGCCGTCCTACCAGATGCACGAGCTGATCTCGCGCGGCACCGGCACCCGCTGGATCGCCGGCCCGCGCCGGGCCGACTTCACCATCGACGTCGAGAACGCGGTCACGGCGCTGGCCGAGCACCGCCCCGACGTGCTCTTCATCTGCTCGCCGAACAACCCGACCGGCACCGCCGTCGGGCGCGAGACGGTGCTCGCGCTGTACGAGGCCGCGCAGGCGGTCAAGCCGACCCTGGTGATCGTGGACGAGGCGTACGTCGAGTTCTCGCACCGCGCCTCGCTGCTGCCGCTGCTCGACGGCCGGCCGCTGCTGGTGATCACCCGGACCATGTCCAAGGCCTTCGGCGCGGCGGGCCTGCGGCTGGGGTACCTGGCCGCGGACCGGGCGGTGGTGGACGCCGTCCAGCTGGTCCGGCTGCCCTACCACCTGTCCGCCGTCACCCAGGCGACCGCGCTGGCCTGCCTGGAGCACACCGACACGCTGCTCGGCTACGTCGAGAAGCTCAAGGCCGAGCGCGACCGGGTGGTCGAGGCGCTGCGCGCGATGGGCCTGGAAGTGACCGACTCGGACTCGAACTTCATCCAGTTCGGGACCTTCGAGGACCCGCAGGCCGTCTGGCGTGCGGTGCTCGACCAGGGCGTGCTGGTGCGCAACAACGGCGTACCGGGGCGGCTTCGCGTCACCGCCGGCACTCCCGCCGAGAACGACGCCTTCCTGGCCGCCGTGGCCACCGCGATCAAGGAGCTGTAACCGGACATGTCCCGCATCGGGCGCGTGGAGCGCACCACCAAGGAGACCACGGTCCTGGTCGAGATCGATCTCGACGGCACCGGCCAGACCGACATCTCCACGGGCGTCGGGTTCTACGACCACATGCTCGACCAGCTGGGCCGGCACGGCCTGTTCGACCTCACCGTGAAGACCGAGGGCGACCTGCACATCGACACCCACCACACCATCGAGGACACCGCCCTCGCGCTGGGTGCCGCCTTCAAGCAGGCACTGGGCGACAAGGTGGGCATCTACCGGTTCGGCAACTGCACCGTCCCGCTGGACGAGTCGCTGGCCCAGGTGACCGTGGACCTCTCGGGCCGCCCCTACCTGGTGCACACCGAGCCGGAGAACATGGCGCCGATGATCGGCAGCTACGACACCACCATGACCCGGCACATCCTGGAGTCCTTCGTGGCCCAGGCCCAGATAGCCCTGCATGTGCACGTCCCCTACGGCCGCAACGCCCACCACATCGTGGAGTGCCAGTTCAAGGCGCTGGCCCGGGCCCTGCGCTACGCCGCGGAGTTCGATCCGCGCGCGGCCGGCATCCTCCCCTCGACGAAGGGCGCGCTGTGAGCAAGGCCACGATCCTGATCGTCGTCGGCCTCTTCCTGGGCGGCGGCGTGTACTCGTTCTGGAAGCAGAAGCTGCCCAAGGGCGTCGTCTTCCTGCTCGCCATCAGCTCGGCGTTCTGCCTGGCTGCCGGCGTCATGCGCCTCTAGTCCCGGACCACGGAAAGAATTCACCATGGGCAAGAACGTCGTGGTCTTCGACTACGGATCGGGAAACCTGCGGTCCGCGCAGCGGGCCGTGGAGCGCACCGGCGCCACCGTCACGGTGACCTCCGACTTCCAGCAGGCGCTGGACGCGGACGGTCTGCTGGTGCCGGGCGTGGGCGCCTACGAGGCCTGCATGCGCGGGCTGCGGGCGGTGCGCGGCGAGCAGATCATCGGCCGCCGGCTGGCCGGCGGCCGCCCGGTGCTGGGCATCTGCGTGGGGATGCAGATCCTCTTCGAGCGCGGGGTCGAGCACGGGGTCGAGACGGCGGGCTGCGACGAGTGGCCCGGCACCGTCGAGCCGCTGGAGGCGCCGGTCGTCCCGCACATGGGCTGGAACACCGTCGACTGGCCCGAGCAGAGCCGGCTCTTCGCCGGGATGGACCCCGAGACCCGGTTCTACTTCGTGCACTCCTACGGGGTGCGGCGCTGGGAGCTTACGATCACCAACGAGAAGATCAACGCTCCGCTGGTCAGCTGGACCACCCACGGTCAGCCGTTCGTCGCGGCGGTCGAGAACGGTCCGCTCTGGGCCACCCAGTTCCATCCCGAGAAGTCCGGCGACGCCGGCGCCGAGTTGCTCACCAACTGGGTCAACACCCTCTGAAGCCCCTTTGAAGCCAGGAAAGTTGCACACGATGAGCCGCCTCGAACTCCTCCCCGCCGTCGATGTCCGCGACGGCCAGGCCGTGCGCCTGGTCAAGGGCGCCTCCGGCACCGAGACCTCCTTCGGCGAGCCGCTGGCCGCCGCGCTGGCCTGGCAGCAGGCCGGCGCCGAGTGGCTGCACCTGGTCGACCTGGACGCCGCCTTCGGCACCGGCAGCAACCGCGAACTGCTGCGCGAGGTGACCGGGCGGCTGGACATCAAGGTCGAGCTGTCCGGCGGGATCCGGGACGACGAGTCGCTGGCCGCGGCGCTCGCCACCGGCTGCACCCGGGTCAACCTCGGCACCGCCGCGCTGGAGGCCCCCGAGTGGGTGGCCAAGGTGATCGCCGAGCACGGCGACAAGGTCGCGGTGGGCCTGGACGTGGTCGGCACCACGCTGCGCGGG from Kitasatospora sp. NBC_01250 includes these protein-coding regions:
- a CDS encoding oxidoreductase, encoding MSEVPADWNPVEQRLWEDFRRGAVCDLSVHDQAADDPGSPVDWGPERTVRATVLALLLLSGPTAVPGTVRGLKLTGALITGRLDLAGGRLEDFVELRGCRFDTGVLLSEAQGGTIRFDGCWLPRLDASRLVTSGDLVLARCAVASGVRLTDAQIGTDLIVNHLVVGGDQYGHAFSADGLAVHQDFEADRLVTYGDLSLRTARIGGRLSLRGAQLYARPGQGNCLNAARISVGSTCYLSGWLPAQAGRSRTDLSWQAPAPVGYSLRSRDPGPYYRDPQSSDPGAARAALDVPDAPDAPAAPQTPQTPQASGVPGPPGLPAPRSAAGEPGNGPAGAAQAPLALGSDPGSMYGQGFGQVEPAGSRSMPFRAFGGVRLDDARFESACLISNAEFHLGHGQELSLRRIQTPELRFTCPAPPTGTVALSRARVGNLVDTPQAWPRNGRVRLTGFAYESLRPPEDSSFTVEQRIAWLDHALDTYHPEPYEQLAAALRRDGLDEDAREVQYAKQRRRRQGLPLPGRAWCWFQDITVGYGYRPGRAALWLVAAWALGTFWFAGHQPAPVKLDEHPHWNPALYSASLVLPIVNLGQDGWAPAGFDQWLSAALVLTGWLLASTAVTGATRVLQRG
- the hisD gene encoding histidinol dehydrogenase; its protein translation is MISRIDLRGATGDPRDLLPRAEFDVEAALAKVRPICEDVRHRGVEALVELTERFDGVRLTRTRVPEAEITAALETLDPKVRAALEESIRRARLVHHEQRRTDHTTQVVPGGTVSERWVPVDRVGLYVPGGLAVYPSSVVMNVVPAQEAGVPGIAVTSPPQKDFGGKVHPAILAACALLGVTEVYAVGGAQAIAMFAYGTAECPPVNLVTGPGNIYVAAAKRLLKGRIGIDAEAGPTEIAVLADDSAVPAEVAADLISQAEHDPMAASVLVTDSTVLADAVEAELEEQVARTKHRERVTEALSGRQSGIVLVDGLEQGLAVVNAYAAEHLEIQTRDAAAVAARVRNAGAIFVGRFAPVSLGDYAAGSNHVLPTGGCACHSSGLSVQSFLRGIHVIDYSREALAEIAEHVVNLANAEDLPGHGDAIRARFDWTVPNS
- a CDS encoding histidinol-phosphate transaminase, translating into MNIDDLPVRDELRGQSPYGAPQLDVPVQLNTNENPYPLPEPLVARIAERVAEAARTLNRYPDRDAVELRTELARYLTRTTGFERGLEQVWAANGSNEIIQQLLQTFGGPGRSALGFEPSYQMHELISRGTGTRWIAGPRRADFTIDVENAVTALAEHRPDVLFICSPNNPTGTAVGRETVLALYEAAQAVKPTLVIVDEAYVEFSHRASLLPLLDGRPLLVITRTMSKAFGAAGLRLGYLAADRAVVDAVQLVRLPYHLSAVTQATALACLEHTDTLLGYVEKLKAERDRVVEALRAMGLEVTDSDSNFIQFGTFEDPQAVWRAVLDQGVLVRNNGVPGRLRVTAGTPAENDAFLAAVATAIKEL
- the hisB gene encoding imidazoleglycerol-phosphate dehydratase HisB; this translates as MSRIGRVERTTKETTVLVEIDLDGTGQTDISTGVGFYDHMLDQLGRHGLFDLTVKTEGDLHIDTHHTIEDTALALGAAFKQALGDKVGIYRFGNCTVPLDESLAQVTVDLSGRPYLVHTEPENMAPMIGSYDTTMTRHILESFVAQAQIALHVHVPYGRNAHHIVECQFKALARALRYAAEFDPRAAGILPSTKGAL
- the hisH gene encoding imidazole glycerol phosphate synthase subunit HisH — translated: MGKNVVVFDYGSGNLRSAQRAVERTGATVTVTSDFQQALDADGLLVPGVGAYEACMRGLRAVRGEQIIGRRLAGGRPVLGICVGMQILFERGVEHGVETAGCDEWPGTVEPLEAPVVPHMGWNTVDWPEQSRLFAGMDPETRFYFVHSYGVRRWELTITNEKINAPLVSWTTHGQPFVAAVENGPLWATQFHPEKSGDAGAELLTNWVNTL
- the priA gene encoding bifunctional 1-(5-phosphoribosyl)-5-((5-phosphoribosylamino)methylideneamino)imidazole-4-carboxamide isomerase/phosphoribosylanthranilate isomerase PriA, which codes for MSRLELLPAVDVRDGQAVRLVKGASGTETSFGEPLAAALAWQQAGAEWLHLVDLDAAFGTGSNRELLREVTGRLDIKVELSGGIRDDESLAAALATGCTRVNLGTAALEAPEWVAKVIAEHGDKVAVGLDVVGTTLRGRGWTKDGGDLYEVLARLDAEGCARYVVTDVNRDGTLTGPNLQLLRDVCARTDRPVVASGGVSSLDDLRAIATLVPEGVEGSIVGKALYEQKFTLEEALEAVS